The proteins below come from a single Oncorhynchus keta strain PuntledgeMale-10-30-2019 chromosome 32, Oket_V2, whole genome shotgun sequence genomic window:
- the LOC118364960 gene encoding zinc finger protein 32-like — MSKLQLLHVFLNERLKAAAVEIFGAVEKTVAEYQEENYRLRRLLRITPDIKPYSLQLSLAVSEENIPCEQQHFEQEWSPSLGQEDPEPTPIKQEHEELGPSQEEEQLQGQEADIIEFKLPHLYLKSDCDQMNPLHSLTLPQTQTVENRESASKSVDLIPFVTVTHLKSLDIPCDTPDNQNNAYSHSSAVSSDPVGLDSSPPLDPSPSMGEHCSKPSTTSRKSHCCCDCGETFALKAGLQGHVTLAKKRPSECCLCKKWYNSTCKLKAHVRLCHVEKPSTCPFCGKTFKLKGDLSRHTRIHTGEKPFSCGDCGKSFNQKGHLTEHIRTHTGEKPFSCGDCGKSFIQKGDLRRHVLTHTGEKPFSCGDCGKSFNRKGNLNLHILTHTGENVHK, encoded by the exons ATGTCTAAATTACAGTTGTTGCATGTGTTTTTAAATGAACGTTTAAAGGCGGCTGCTGTGGAGATTTTCGGAGCAGTTGAGAAAACGGTAGCGGAGTACCAGGAGGAGAATTATCGTCTACGGAGACTACTGCGGATAACACCGGACATAAAACCAT ACTCCTTGcagctctctctcgctgtttctgAAGAGAATATTCCCTGTGAGCAGCAACACTTTGAGCAGGAGTGGAGCCCCAGTCTGGGGCAGGAGGACCCAGAGCCCACACCGATTAAACAGGAACATGAGGAACTCGGGCCCagtcaggaggaagagcagcttcaaGGGCAGGAGGCTGACATCATAGAGTTCAAATTACCTCATCTTTATTTGAAAAGTGATTGTGATCAGATGAACCCTCTTCATTCCTTGACTCTTCCCCAAACCCAGACggtggagaacagagagagtgccTCTAAATCAGTGGATCTCATACCGTTTGTCACTGTTACCCACCTGAAGAGTCTTGACATTCCCTGTGACACTCCAGATAATCAAAACAATGCCTACAGTCACAGCTCAGCTGTAAGCAGTGACCCAGTAGGACTTGACAGCAGCCCACCATTGGATCCCAGTCCATCAATGGGGGAACACTGTTCCAAACCCAGCACCACGTCTAGAAAAAGTCACTGCTGCTGTGACTGTGGTGAAACGTTTGCTCTGAAAGCTGGCCTGCAGGGGCATGTGACTCTCGCCAAGAAGAGACCCAGTGAATGCTGCCTCTGCAAAAAATGGTACAACTCCACCTGTAAATTGAAGGCCCATGTCAGACTCTGTCACGTGGAGAAACCCTCCACCTGCCCCTTTTGTGGAAAGACCTTCAAACTTAAAGGAGATCTGTCCAGACATACGaggattcacacaggagagaaaccatttagctgtggAGACTGTGGTAAGAGTTTCAATCAGAAGGGACACCTAACTGAACATATAaggactcacacaggagagaaaccatttagctgtggtgactgtgggaaaagcttcatTCAGAAGGGGGACCTAAGGAGGCACGTACTGACTCACACCggagagaaaccatttagctgtggtgactgtgggaaaagctttAATCGGAAGGGGAACCTGAACTTGCACAtactgactcacacaggagagaacgTCCACAAATAA
- the LOC118364962 gene encoding zinc finger protein 41-like → MSTLQMLHVFLNERLTAAAVEIFGAVEKTVVEYQEENDRLRRLLRNTPDIKLCRKESLPLSVDVSEDEVPPEQQHCEQEWRTSLQQDDLEPKQIKEEQEELWTCQEEEQLQGQEADVIVFKFPPLCVKSKCDQENPLQSFTLPQTQTVENRESASKPVDLPHFVTFTHLKGLDIPCDPPDNQNNSYNHSSAVSSDPVGLRLLSPFHPSPPLNPNLSMGEHCYKPSTMSRKALRCCDCGETFALKADLQEHVTLAKKIPSECHLCQKLYNSTCKLKAHVRLCHVEKPSTCPFCGKTFKLKGHLSRHMRIHTGEKPFGCGDCGKSFIQKGDLRRHILTHTGEKPFSCGDCGKSFNRKGNLNLHFLTHTGTNVHKERNK, encoded by the exons ATGTCTACATTACAGATGTTGCATGTGTTCTTAAATGAGCGTTTAACGGCGGCTGCTGTGGAGATTTTCGGGGCAGTTGAGAAAACGGTAGTCGAGTACCAGGAAGAGAATGATCGGCTACGGAGACTGCTGCGGAATACACCGGACATAAAACTATGTAGAAAAG AGTCCCTTCCGTTATCTGTTGATGTCTCTGAAGACGAGGTTCCACCTGAGCAGCAGCACTGTGAGCAGGAGTGGAGAACCAGTCTGCAGCAGGATGACCTAGAACCCAAACAGAttaaagaggaacaggaggaactCTGGACCtgtcaggaggaagagcagcttcaaGGGCAGGAGGCTGACGTCATAGTTTTCAAATTCCCTCCTCTTTGTGTGAAAAGTAAATGTGATCAGGAAAACCCACTTCAGTCCTTTACTCTTCCCCAAACCCAGAcagtggagaacagagagagtgccTCTAAACCAGTGGATCTCCCACATTTTGTCACTTTTACCCACCTAAAGGGTCTCGACATTCCCTGTGACCCCCCAGATAATCAAAACAATTCCTACAACCACAGCTCAGCTGTAAGCAGTGACCCAGTAGGACTTAGGCTGTTGTCACCATTCCATCCCAGTCCACCATTGAATCCCAACCTATCAATGGGGGAACACTGTTACAAACCCAGCACCATGTCTAGAAAAGCTCTCCGCTGCTGTGACTGTGGTGAAACGTTTGCTCTGAAAGCTGACCTGCAGGAGCATGTGACTCTCGCCAAGAAGATACCCAGCGAATGCCACCTCTGCCAAAAACTCTACAACTCCACCTGTAAATTGAAGGCCCATGTCAGACTCTGTCACGTGGAGAAACCCTCCACCTGCCCCTTTTGTGGAAAGACCTTCAAACTCAAAGGACATCTGTCCAGGCACATGAGGATTCACACAGGCGAGAAACCATTTggctgtggtgactgtgggaaaagcttcatTCAGAAGGGGGACCTAAGGAGGCACAtactgactcacacaggagagaaaccatttagctgtggtgactgtgggaaaagcttcaatCGGAAAGGGAACCTGAACTTGCACTTTCTGACTCACACAGGAACGAATGTCCACAAAGAAagaaacaaataa